In one Chionomys nivalis chromosome 13, mChiNiv1.1, whole genome shotgun sequence genomic region, the following are encoded:
- the Msantd7 gene encoding zinc finger and SCAN domain containing 29 isoform X2, with product MTRLGVSRESSPCTSTSRNPVGAASTPQPSGASSRVAFISSGDRPLTSELPPRWARRRRRSVARTIAAELAENRRLARELSKREEEKLDRLIAIGEEASAQQDTANELRREAVIAARRLATAVEEATGAFQLGLEKLLQSLISNTKS from the coding sequence ATGACCAGACTGGGTGTGTCGAGGGAATCCAGTCCCTGTACCAGCACCAGCCGAAACCCTGTTGGGGCAGCCTCCACACCACAGCCCTCAGGTGCCTCTTCCAGAGTTGCTTTTATCTCCAGCGGGGACAGACCTCTGACCAGTGAGCTCCCTCCACGGTGGGCGAGGCGAAGAAGGCGCTCAGTGGCCAGGACCATTGCAGCTGAGTTGGCAGAAAACAGGAGGCTGGCACGAGAACTCtccaagagagaggaagagaagctgGACAGGCTGATCGCTATTGGGGAGGAGGCCAGTGCCCAGCAAGACACCGCTAATGAGCTGCGCAGGGAGGCCGTGATCGCCGCTAGACGCTTGGCGACGGCTGTGGAAGAAGCAACTGGTGCTTTCCAGCTGGGGCTTGAAAAGTTGCTTCAGAGTTTGATTTCAAATACCAAAAGCTAG
- the Msantd7 gene encoding zinc finger and SCAN domain containing 29 isoform X1 — MATTNSSAGIRWSRQETRTLLSILGEAEYIQRLQTMHHNADVYQAVSKRMQQEGFRRTERQCRSKFKVLKALYLKAYVAHATSMGDPPHCPFYDTLDQLLRNQRVTDPDNLMEAAAWAKHCDQDLVASVTAGEEGTSLQKAKRTQEAGHQRILQTVKESDEDCQLRICDRIPEASDLEDSWDDSLGAGCSQGTPSYSSSHHLFRGAVAPCQSNPMTRLGVSRESSPCTSTSRNPVGAASTPQPSGASSRVAFISSGDRPLTSELPPRWARRRRRSVARTIAAELAENRRLARELSKREEEKLDRLIAIGEEASAQQDTANELRREAVIAARRLATAVEEATGAFQLGLEKLLQSLISNTKS, encoded by the exons ATGGCCACCACCAATAGCAGTGCGGGCATCCGTTGGTCCAGACAGGAGACACGAACTCTTCTCTCCATACTAGGCGAGGCAGAGTACATCCAGCGCCTCCAGACTATGCATCATAATGCAGATGTCTATCAGGCCGTGTCTAAGCGGATGCAGCAGGAAGGCTTCCGCCGCACTGAACGCCAGTGCCGCTCCAAGTTTAAAGTTCTGAAGGCATTATATTTAAAGGCCTATGTTGCCCATGCCACAAGTATGGGGGATCCACCTCACTGTCCATTTTATGATACGTTGGACCAGCTTCTTCGAAATCAGAGAGTGACGGACCCAGACAACTTAATGGAGGCTGCTGCTTGGGCCAAGCACTGTGATCAGGATTTAGTGGCCTCTGTCACTGCAGGGGAAGAGGGAACCAGCTTGCAGAAAGCGAAAAGGACACAGGAAGCTGGTCATCAGCGTATTTTGCAAACAGTTAAGGAATCAGATGAGGATTGTCAGCTGAGAATCTGTGACCGGATACCAGAAGCCAGTGACCTTGAGGACTCCTGGGATGACTCCTTGGGTGCAG GGTGCTCTCAAGGGACCCCCAGCTACAGCAGCTCCCACCACCTTTTCAGAGGTGCAGTTGCTCCCTGTCAGAGCAACCCCATGACCAGACTGGGTGTGTCGAGGGAATCCAGTCCCTGTACCAGCACCAGCCGAAACCCTGTTGGGGCAGCCTCCACACCACAGCCCTCAGGTGCCTCTTCCAGAGTTGCTTTTATCTCCAGCGGGGACAGACCTCTGACCAGTGAGCTCCCTCCACGGTGGGCGAGGCGAAGAAGGCGCTCAGTGGCCAGGACCATTGCAGCTGAGTTGGCAGAAAACAGGAGGCTGGCACGAGAACTCtccaagagagaggaagagaagctgGACAGGCTGATCGCTATTGGGGAGGAGGCCAGTGCCCAGCAAGACACCGCTAATGAGCTGCGCAGGGAGGCCGTGATCGCCGCTAGACGCTTGGCGACGGCTGTGGAAGAAGCAACTGGTGCTTTCCAGCTGGGGCTTGAAAAGTTGCTTCAGAGTTTGATTTCAAATACCAAAAGCTAG